A genome region from Pristis pectinata isolate sPriPec2 chromosome 4, sPriPec2.1.pri, whole genome shotgun sequence includes the following:
- the LOC127569101 gene encoding sodium/myo-inositol cotransporter-like: MFGSMETADLAVVGFYFVLVLCIGFFAMWKSNRSTVSGYFLAGRSMTWVAIGASLFVSNIGSEHFIGLAGSGAASGFAVGAWEFNAVLLLQVLGWVFIPVYIRSGVFTMPQYLSKRYGGNRLKIYFALLFLILYVFTKLSVDLYAGALFIRASLGWDLYLSIIILIGLTAVLTVTGGLVAVIYTDALQAILMIGGALTLMVVGMVRVGGFEELRRRYMLASPNVTAIITSFNLSSTNTCCIHPKEDSLKMLREPTDEDIPWPGFLLGQTPASGWYWCADQVIVQRVLAAKNIAHAKGATLMAGFLKLLPMFIIVIPGMISRILFTDEVVCINPEHCMQVCGSSAGCSNIAYPRLVLGILPAGLRGLMMAVMIAALMSDLDSIFNSASTIFTLDVYKHLRKAATSRELMVVGRLFVIFMVGTSIAWVPIIVEMQGGQMYLYIQEVADYLTPPVAAVFLLGIFWKRCNEQGAFYGGLVGSLLGMIRLILAFVYQAPDCDQPDTRPSFIRNIHYMYVATVLFWSTIITAVILSLLTPALPREYTRNTTFWALKDLDNIKSAQTEESAKLANRTVSESNGSTTCVDKSDCNRKDTDGIELVLLMPGGDDSKSVCSPSNIEGLTTNDGYLNGQTTVDQGTIEEPQLERSKWWRLFDCICGLKNYDVTNPVAKNTVEDENICLEMLQESPRLKILLNIGLLVVLSSGISMFIYFSL, encoded by the coding sequence ATGTTTGGCTCTATGGAAACAGCTGACTTGGCTGTTGtaggattttattttgttcttgtatTGTGCATTGGGTTTTTTGCGATGTGGAAATCCAACAGAAGTACCGTGAGTGGATACTTCCTTGCAGGACGCTCCATGACCTGGGTGGCAATAGGTGCTTCATTGTTTGTGAGCAATATTGGCAGTGAACACTTTATTGGGTTAGCAGGATCTGGAGCTGCCAGTGGATTTGCAGTGGGAGCTTGGGAGTTCAATGCAGTGTTACTTTTGCAAGTATTAGGTTGGGTCTtcatcccagtctatattagatCTGGTGTGTTCACCATGCCACAATACCTTTCCAAACGTTATGGTGGTAACAGATTAAAGATATATTTtgctttgttatttttaatattatatgTTTTCACCAAGCTTTCCGTGGACTTGTATGCCGGTGCACTCTTCATCCGGGCGTCACTGGGCTGGGACCTATACCTCTCTATCATCATTTTGATTGGATTGACTGCAGTATTAACTGTCACAGGAGGACTTGTGGCTGTCATCTACACCGATGCCCTGCAAGCCATTCTTATGATTGGTGGAGCTTTAACATTGATGGTTGTCGGTATGGTCAGAGTGGGAGGCTTTGAGGAATTGAGACGAAGATACATGCTCGCCTCTCCAAATGTTACTGCAATCATTACTTCCTTCAATCTAAGTTCGACTAATACTTGCTGTATCCACCCAAAAGAAGATTCTCTAAAGATGCTACGTGAACCAACTGATGAGGATATTCCTTGGCCTGGTTTCCTGTTGGGTCAAACACCAGCCTCTGGTTGGTATTGGTGCGCTGATCAAGTCATCGTGCAGCGAGTCTTGGCTGCAAAGAACATCGCTCATGCTAAAGGAGCCACTCTGATGGCTGGTTTTCTGAAACTCTTGCCCATGTTTATCATAGTCATTCCAGGGATGATTTCCAGGATTCTCTTTACTGATGAGGTTGTTTGCATTAATCCAGAGCACTGCATGCAAGTATGTGGCAGCAGTGCAGGTTGCTCAAACATTGCATACCCACGCCTCGTGTTGGGAATCTTACCTGCAGGCCTCCGTGGCCTAATGATGGCAGTCATGATAGCAGCTTTAATGAGTGATTTGGATTCTATATTCAATAGTGCCAGCACAATTTTCACCCTTGATGTCTACAAGCATCTTCGAAAGGCTGCCACCTCTCGAGAACTTATGGTTGTGGGTCGTTTATTTGTTATCTTCATGGTAGGCACGAGCATTGCCTGGGTTCCTATAATTGTGGAGATGCAGGGAGGACAAATGTATCTCTACATCCAAGAGGTAGCAGATTATCTCACGCCACCTGTGGCAGCAGTGTTCCTACTTGGTATTTTCTGGAAACGCTGCAATGAGCAGGGGGCCTTCTATGGAGGGTTGGTTGGATCACTTTTGGGAATGATTCGCTTGATTCTTGCCTTTGTTTATCAAGCACCAGACTGTGATCAGCCTGACACCAGACCAAGTTTTATCAGAAACATTCACTATATGTATGTGGCAACGGTTCTATTTTGGAGCACTATCATTACAGCAGTTATATTGAGTCTGCTGACACCTGCTCTTCCAAGAGAATATACTCGTAACACTACATTCTGGGCATTAAAAGACTTGGACAACATAAaaagtgcccagacagaagaatCAGCTAAACTAGCAAATCGAACTGTGTCTGAAAGCAATGGCAGTACCACTTGTGTGGATAAGTCTGACTGTAATCGCAAAGATACTGATGGAATTGAACTAGTTCTGTTAATGCCCGGAGGTGATGACTCCAAATCTGTGTGCTCCCCATCCAACATTGAAGGACTGACAACAAATGATGGATATTTAAATGGTCAAACAACTGTGGACCAAGGAACCATTGAGGAACCTCAACTGGAAAGAAGCAAATGGTGGAGACT